One Huiozyma naganishii CBS 8797 chromosome 4, complete genome genomic region harbors:
- the RPS5 gene encoding 40S ribosomal protein uS7 (similar to Saccharomyces cerevisiae RPS5 (YJR123W); ancestral locus Anc_7.509) has translation MSDVEAPVEVQEEFEVVEEFTPVELATAIPEEVQRAQNEIKLFNKWSFEDVEVKDPSLVDYIQITQPIYVGHTAGRYATKRFRKAQCPIIERLTNSLMMNGRNNGKKLKAVRIVKHTLEIINILTDSNPLQVVVDAIANTGPREDTTRIGGGGAARRQAVDVSPLRRINQAIALLTIGAREAAFRNIKTIAETLAEELINAGKGSSTSYAIKKKDELERVAKSNR, from the coding sequence ATGTCCGACGTTGAAGCTCCAgttgaagttcaagaagaattCGAAGTCGTTGAGGAATTCACTCCAGTTGAATTGGCTACTGCCATCCCAGAAGAAGTCCAAAGAGCTCAAAACGAGATCAAGCTTTTCAACAAATGGTCTTTCGAAGACGTTGAAGTGAAGGACCCATCTCTAGTCGACTACATTCAAATCACCCAACCAATCTATGTTGGTCACACCGCTGGTCGTTACGCTACTAAGAGATTCAGAAAGGCCCAATGTCCAATCATTGAAAGATTGACCAACTCCTTGATGATGAACGGTAGAAACAACGGTAAGAAGTTGAAGGCTGTCAGAATCGTCAAGCACACTCTAGAGATCATCAACATCTTGACCGACTCTAACCCACTACAAGTTGTCGTTGACGCTATCGCCAACACCGGTCCAAGAGAAGACACCACCAGAatcggtggtggtggtgctgcCAGAAGACAGGCCGTCGATGTCTCCCCATTGAGAAGAATCAACCAGGCTATTGCTCTTTTGACCATCGGTGCCAGAGAAGCCGCCTTCAGAAACATCAAGACCATCGCCGAAACTTTGGCCGAAGAATTGATCAACGCTGGTAAGGGTTCTTCCACTTCTTACgccatcaagaagaaggacgaaTTGGAACGTGTTGCCAAGTCTAACCGTTAA
- the KNAG0D05230 gene encoding uncharacterized protein (similar to Saccharomyces cerevisiae YJR124C; ancestral locus Anc_7.511), translating to MAMNVWVEVKSAPRDIKLLWASVFLRLLSFGVTNQLLTLFLRELHMREDKIGLFMSLTLAGDVACSYVLTWYADVWGRRKVLMYGAVMMFLSGLVFATSESFNMLLVFAIFGVISPSSDEVGPFKSIEESMIAHLSPNNKRPEIYAIHGFVATLGAALGAIISGAFIHTLKYTFGVESDLKCYKWAFVLYAAFALGKLIMMSLLSERTELDSHFHNEHLPAESIVTDEMAPLLEQRQEAIEREEQHQTQQAPNSSLSKETVSILMRLLVIFMTDSLGSGFMTNGWMVYYYKKWFHMKALGLGTLFFCTQLVMTATIFPSSILPRIFGPVRATLLVQVPSAIFSILIPLASEHLSWSISFWSMHFGTSAMDVTSRQILLTNLIRPQDLTKVMGVVNMGKTFSRCIGPTFTGLLAKRGYLWVCYIVSGVLVMLADAILACSFLHVDKQILQQINS from the coding sequence ATGGCCATGAACGTATGGGTGGAGGTGAAAAGTGCTCCACGGGATATCAAGCTGCTATGGGCGTCCGTCTTTTTGAGATTACTGTCATTCGGTGTGACTAACCAACTGCTGACTCTCTTTCTTAGAGAGCTGCATATGCGGGAGGATAAGATTGGGTTGTTTATGTCGCTGACACTGGCAGGGGACGTTGCTTGTAGTTATGTGTTGACATGGTATGCGGACGTCTGGGGTCGGAGGAAAGTCTTGATGTACGGTGCAGTGATGATGTTCCTGTCAGGGCTAGTGTTTGCGACATCTGAGAGTTTCAATATGTTACTTGTGTTTGCCATATTCGGGGTCATTTCTCCATCCAGTGATGAGGTGGGACCCTTCAAGTCTATTGAAGAATCGATGATTGCACATTTATCTCCGAACAACAAACGACCAGAGATCTACGCTATCCACGGTTTTGTGGCAACTCTGGGTGCAGCTCTCGGTGCTATTATTAGTGGTGCCTTTATTCATACATTGAAATACACCTTTGGAGTTGAATCCGACTTGAAATGCTATAAGTGGGCTTTCGTACTGTACGCTGCGTTTGCTTTGGGTAAACTCATCATGATGTCTTTACTATCTGAGAGAACGGAGTTGGATAGTCATTTCCATAACGAACATTTACCCGCGGAGAGTATCGTGACAGACGAGATGGCACCTCTATTGGAACAGCGCCAAGAAGCTATCgaaagagaagagcaaCATCAAACGCAGCAAGCTCCAAACAGCAGCTTATCTAAAGAAACGGTCTCCATTTTAATGAGGCTTTTGGTGATATTTATGACAGATTCTTTAGGTTCTGGATTTATGACTAACGGTTGGATGGTATACTACTATAAAAAATGGTTCCATATGAAGGCGTTAGGGTTAGGTACTCTGTTCTTTTGCACCCAGTTAGTAATGACTGCGACAATTTTCCCATCCTCAATTCTGCCAAGGATTTTTGGTCCAGTGAGAGCCACGTTGTTGGTGCAAGTACCATCGGCAATTTTTTCTATTCTGATCCCTTTAGCATCTGAGCATTTGTCTTGGTCTATTTCTTTTTGGTCAATGCACTTTGGTACTTCAGCTATGGATGTGACCTCAAGACAGATTCTACTGACCAATTTAATTAGACCGCAGGACTTGACCAAAGTAATGGGCGTGGTGAACATGGGTAAGACTTTTTCTCGGTGCATTGGGCCCACGTTTACCGGACTACTTGCCAAGAGAGGCTACTTATGGGTATGTTACATTGTAAGTGGTGTGCTGGTAATGTTAGCTGATGCAATCCTGGCTTGTTCGTTCTTGCATGTTGATAAGCAAATCTTGCAACAGATAAACTCATAG
- the LEU3 gene encoding leucine-responsive transcriptional regulator LEU3 (similar to Saccharomyces cerevisiae LEU3 (YLR451W); ancestral locus Anc_7.512), giving the protein MILTPPSHRKHRAKTTVPDLTMQSSKSSEDGMCSDEGTKVYRRKKFACVECRQQKSRCDASEKAPGPCTKCKQKGVTCVLKKDFRRTYKRARNEAIEKRFKELTASLSNLSSEEILQKIKEEQEALLDNRNFTRKKVKKLKLEAEHPSLDSRTASNTTPVSYTFPTVQKMTEDQLKCTPKSLDDICMSSEEIADIFQEFATHYHQFLPVVNLNNGAEKIYALSPCLFWVILLIGLRRCTKYHKDDIMNRLSMLVKNILAEITISPIIRYTPDPLDEPILNVASVYSVQAFLLYTFWPPLTSSLSADTSWNTIGTAMFQAVRVGLNCADFSKEYADANAELIIEQRRTWICCNIVSQIIASSFGFPSYVSFDHSVMSSIKNFTSQDGDHPFKSSIPDELIQMTQIAHFESQIINTMNSNPSNKLGMVSPEERQPLLRVLNQQLSQLELNLQTHNIDDTRKFLLLVSKVHLLTYYFTEENKSELRIEKPRNSMDLMEKNFETKTGLVKVYNATVNLLNHAQRMSESDPTIIKYFPGCFVLNIWQSACIISKLVHSSLSTVIDVGRGKDAYQFAIRLTYQASVLKHDMAYRSSGIMRSIWSLFGNMYDVWKHTNKDMGEFNLYITVKSRMAVSVFFDCLYILKEKCGMAKLEREGGKYLLREAKNEEEDDDSEGEYDNLDVQDQKRGKRNAFTHIKDPEERARRIMETIPLDPNPINAGGNLRYGSSTHSNSAKSNTPLQGSPLSIETISNARILHSLDSHDSIFKHTKRRPVNDTEQQPKNQLFENRVSQLPHPATTEDTINTPADEELLSLDDPAVNPIMGSAAATAFPSFSNSDSPGSNRMVSWDNWQSDVVWKDVDILMNEFAFNPTV; this is encoded by the coding sequence ATGATTTTGACACCACCTAGTCACCGTAAGCATAGGGCCAAAACCACGGTGCCGGACCTTACAATGCAGTCTAGCAAGTCGTCTGAGGACGGAATGTGCAGCGATGAGGGCACAAAAGTGTACCGCAGGAAGAAATTTGCCTGTGTGGAATGCAGGCAACAAAAATCCAGGTGCGATGCCTCTGAGAAGGCACCCGGTCCATGCACCAAATGTAAACAGAAGGGTGTTACCTGCGTTCTAAAGAAAGATTTCAGAAGGACCTACAAGAGGGCGAGAAATGAGGCCATTGAGAAACGATTCAAAGAGTTAACTGCTAGTTTATCAAATCTATCCTCCGAGGAAATCCTgcaaaaaatcaaagaggaacaggaGGCGTTATTGGATAATCGCAATTTCACGAGAAAGAAGGTtaaaaaattgaaattaGAGGCAGAACACCCGTCATTGGACTCTCGCACTGCGAGCAATACGACGCCTGTGTCATATACATTCCCCACGGTACAGAAGATGACCGAAGACCAACTAAAATGTACACCGAAGAGCCTGGATGACATATGCATGTCGAGTGAGGAAATAGCCGATATATTTCAAGAGTTTGCAACGCACTATCATCAATTTTTACCTGTGGTGAACTTGAATAACGGCGCGGAGAAAATATACGCTCTTTCCCCCTGCCTATTTTGGGTTATTCTACTTATTGGCCTTAGAAGGTGCACAAAATACCACAAAGATGACATTATGAACAGATTGTCCATGCTAGTGAAGAACATTCTTGCAGAGATTACAATTTCCCCCATCATTAGGTATACTCCGGACCCCCTCGATGAACCTATTTTGAACGTTGCCTCTGTATATTCGGTCCAGGCATTTTTGCTATATACATTTTGGCCGCCGTTAACATCCTCCCTTAGTGCGGATACGTCATGGAACACAATTGGGACAGCGATGTTTCAAGCTGTGAGAGTGGGATTGAATTGTGCTGATTTTTCTAAAGAATATGCCGACGCCAATGCTGAGTTGATCATCGAACAACGGCGGACATGGATATGTTGTAACATTGTCTCTCAGATAATAGCCTCTTCGTTTGGGTTCCCCTCTTATGTTTCCTTTGACCACTCAGTGATGAGCTCAATCAAAAATTTTACTTCACAAGATGGCGACCACCCGTTTAAAAGCTCCATACCGGATGAACTTATTCAAATGACACAGATTGCTCATTTTGAGAGCCAAATTATCAACACGATGAATTCGAACCCCTCGAATAAGTTAGGTATGGTGAGTCCCGAGGAAAGACAACCCCTTCTACGTGTTTTGAACCAACAGCTATCACAACTGGAACTCAATCTACAAACCCACAATATCGACGACACAAGAAAGTTTTTGTTACTTGTCTCCAAAGTCCATCTTTTAACGTACTACTTCACcgaggaaaacaaaagTGAATTGAGAATTGAGAAGCCCCGGAACTCGATGGACCTaatggagaagaactttGAGACCAAGACTGGACTCGTGAAGGTTTACAATGCTACCGTAAATCTGTTGAATCACGCACAGAGGATGTCAGAAAGTGACCCAACGATTATCAAGTACTTCCCAGGCTGCTTTGTTTTGAATATATGGCAGTCCGCCTGTATCATAAGTAAATTGGTACACTCTTCGCTTTCCACGGTGATAGACGTTGGGAGGGGGAAGGATGCATACCAATTTGCGATACGGTTGACATACCAAGCTTCTGTATTGAAGCACGACATGGCTTATAGATCTTCAGGAATAATGAGGAGTATTTGGAGTCTCTTTGGCAACATGTACGATGTTTGGAAACATACGAATAAGGACATGGGTGAGTTCAATCTTTACATCACTGTGAAGTCCAGAATGGCTGTGAGTGTATTCTTTGATTGTTTATACATATTGAAGGAAAAGTGCGGCATGGCAAAGTTGGAGAGGGAAGGCGGGAAGTACCTGTTGCGTGAAGCTAAGaatgaggaagaagacgacgactCTGAGGGCGAATACGATAACTTGGATGTACAAGATCAGAAAAGAGGCAAGAGGAACGCTTTTACGCATATCAAAGATCCAGAGGAGAGAGCTCGACGAATTATGGAGACAATCCCGCTAGACCCCAATCCGATAAATGCTGGTGGAAATTTGCGGTACGGTTCCAGCACACACTCGAATAGTGCCAAGTCCAATACCCCTCTACAGGGGTCTCCCTTATCCATAGAGACCATCTCCAATGCAAGAATATTGCATAGCTTAGACTCTCACGATAGTATCTTCAAACACACCAAACGGAGACCTGTCAACGACACTGAGCAGCAACCGAAGAACCAGCTGTTTGAGAACCGAGTATCGCAATTACCGCATCCAGCAACCACGGAGGATACCATTAACACGCCTGCGGACGAAGAGTTATTGTCGCTAGATGACCCAGCGGTAAACCCGATTATGGGTTCAGCTGCGGCAACGGCGTTTCCGAGTTTTTCTAACTCTGACTCACCGGGAAGCAACAGAATGGTTTCCTGGGACAACTGGCAATCGGATGTGGTGTGGAAGGATGTTGACATCCTCATGAACGAGTTTGCATTTAACCCAACCGTTTAA
- the GCD11 gene encoding translation initiation factor eIF2 subunit gamma (similar to Saccharomyces cerevisiae GCD11 (YER025W); ancestral locus Anc_7.513) produces the protein MSDLQDREPSIIINGDLGPEEEEETVVDEQIAQDIEAEEADEGKIKKTVTFSEDAESEEERRLREFEEGGGLPEQPENPDFSKLNPLSQEIISRQATINIGTIGHVAHGKSTVVRAISGVQTVRFKDELERNITIKLGYANAKIYKCEEPTCPEPDCYRSFKSDKEVSPKCQRPGCPGRYKLVRHVSFVDCPGHDILMSTMLSGAAVMDAALLLIAGNESCPQPQTSEHLAAIEIMKLKHVIILQNKVDLMREESALEHEKSILKFIRGTIADGAPIVPISAQLKYNIDAVNEFIVKTIPVPPRDFMISPQLIVIRSFDVNKPGAEIDDLKGGVAGGSILNGVFKLGDEIEIRPGIVTKDDKGKIQCRPIFSNIVSLFAEQNDLKFAVPGGLIGVGTKVDPTLCRADRLVGQVVGAKGHLPNVYTDIEIHYFLLRRLLGVKTEGQKQAKVRKLGVDEVLMVNIGSTATGARVVAVKADMARLQLTSPACTEVNEKIALSRRIEKHWRLIGWATIKKGTTLEPTV, from the coding sequence ATGTCTGATTTGCAAGATAGGGAGCCTAGCATTATTATCAACGGGGATTTGGGTCccgaagaggaggaagagacAGTTGTCGACGAGCAAATTGCTCAGGACATCGAGGCCGAGGAAGCCGATGAGGGGAAGATAAAAAAGACGGTTACCTTTTCCGAGGACGCGGAATCTGAGGAGGAGAGGAGGCTGAGGGAGTTTGAGGAAGGTGGCGGTTTGCCTGAACAGCCAGAAAACCCAgatttctccaaattgaaCCCACTTTCTCAAGAGATTATCAGTAGACAGGCTACCATTAACATCGGTACCATTGGTCATGTCGCTCACGGTAAATCTACGGTTGTGAGAGCCATTTCTGGGGTCCAAACCGTCCGTTTCAAGGATGAGTTGGAGCGTAACATTACCATCAAGCTGGGCTACGCGAACGCGAAAATTTACAAGTGTGAGGAACCTACGTGTCCTGAACCTGACTGTTACAGATCATTCAAATCCGACAAGGAGGTGTCCCCCAAATGTCAAAGACCAGGCTGCCCTGGGCGTTACAAGTTGGTGCGTCACGTATCGTTTGTCGATTGTCCCGGCCACGATATCTTAATGAGTACTATGTTGTCTGGTGCTGCCGTCATGGATGCCGCACTTTTGCTGATTGCAGGGAACGAGTCCTGTCCACAACCACAAACGTCTGAGCATTTGGCAGCTATCGAAATCATGAAGTTGAAGCATGTCATCATTCTCCAAAATAAAGTCGATTTAATGCGTGAGGAGAGTGCATTGGAGCATGAAAAGTCCATCTTGAAGTTCATCAGAGGTACGATCGCTGACGGCGCACCAATTGTGCCAATCTCCGCGCAACTGAAATACAACATTGACGCTGTCAATGAATTTATCGTCAAGACCATCCCAGTTCCCCCAAGAGACTTCATGATCTCCCCACAACTGATCGTCATCCGTTCCTTCGATGTGAACAAACCAGGTGCCGAGATCGACGACTTAAAAGGTGGTGTTGCTGGTGGTTCCATCTTGAACGGTGTTTTCAAGCTAGGGGACGAAATCGAAATTAGACCAGGTATCGTAACCAAGGACGACAAGGGTAAGATTCAATGTAGACCCATCTTTTCGAACATTGTTTCCCTGTTTGCGGAACAAAACGATCTGAAGTTTGCCGTCCCAGGTGGGCTGATAGGTGTGGGTACCAAAGTTGACCCAACGTTGTGTAGGGCGGATCGTCTTGTTGGTCAAGTCGTTGGTGCCAAGGGCCACCTACCAAATGTTTACACGGATATTGAAATCCACTACTTCCTGCTGCGTCGTCTGTTGGGTGTCAAGACTGAAGGCCAGAAACAGGCAAAGGTTAGAAAATTGGGGGTCGATGAAGTCCTCATGGTCAACATTGGGTCCACTGCCACTGGTGCCCGTGTTGTAGCCGTCAAGGCTGATATGGCACGGCTGCAGTTGACCTCTCCAGCCTGTACTGAAGTTAATGAGAAAATTGCCTTGTCTAGACGTATTGAAAAGCATTGGCGTCTGATTGGTTGGGCCACTATCAAGAAGGGTACGACTTTGGAACCAACCGTTTAG
- the SST2 gene encoding GTPase-activating protein SST2 (similar to Saccharomyces cerevisiae SST2 (YLR452C); ancestral locus Anc_7.514) → MSNTRIQSQTMHEISSDSLRRTPNGLLFTEDLKCVYSVFLICMNLKQDTFPQKPSFFAIHKPHPFSFLVSDALAKMQKLEISASKNTICLDVSYHIKEGLGRRLIAAFMDAKLLHSPTDRTRSEPKEKVLLQPTPKGVAILTRYAKDIGLKKIPDIMLSSLNSMELFAFERSSITDSLIHSDKLLHILLVKLLGKAPNFWTPINENDRLPPLSKLLECNTDIFTFENNNSYLYKEKDVSGTPDSLETSWLDQISSKDLSDEERISPLSHKYFTNPDSDSHIQYYASDTGIRLFRSKQFIEPKLVAEYTFTSKVLWQWLLDCTDILYPKEAIALAALFLKAGLIIPIFAKPSCNKKGKFVVSRSAFFILSKLGWDLVQWNNDARPKQLLSDGLGNDRQSNSSKETSLEDYSLESVESEKLGESSGGHNSNKSTNPECLKKFLKLDEILADPGLRYLFRNHLEKEFCAENLDVYIEIKKFLKRMTVLKKCLDSKSIKNVPSKRPSNSIAVTMDAALGKQADECLEMASHIYSTYIMVGAPYQLNIEHGFRESITEIILHPRSPLKESLTELSQIKHDSNMHLLVSIDTLPSPPKRAYIPSKSNDGNLSRVKKPNSLILQDTRPPFDSITIGKTYPKLEVSNMNNDSGVLSTLKNLYSLYESVANQMYRLMQTNSLQKFNNSLQSENSSLFTVLP, encoded by the coding sequence ATGTCAAATACGAGAATTCAGAGCCAAACAATGCACGAAATTTCTTCTGATAGTTTAAGAAGGACACCAAACGGGTTATTATTTACTGAGGATTTGAAGTGTGTTTACTCGGTCTTCCTAATATGTATGAATTTAAAGCAAGATACATTTCCTCAAAAACCTAGCTTCTTTGCAATCCACAAACCTCATCCTTTCTCATTTTTAGTATCAGATGCATTGGCGAAAATGCAGAAACTTGAAATTAGTGCTAGCAAGAATACAATTTGCTTAGATGTGTCATATCATATCAAAGAAGGCTTAGGACGACGTTTAATAGCGGCATTTATGGATGCGAAGTTATTGCACAGCCCGACGGATAGAACAAGAAGTGAACCCAAAGAGAAAGTTTTGCTCCAACCAACCCCTAAGGGAGTTGCGATATTAACTAGATACGCCAAAGACATTGGATTAAAAAAGATACCTGACATCATGTTGTCATCACTGAATTCAATGGAGCTGTTCGCATTTGAGAGAAGCTCTATAACAGACTCATTGATCCATAGTGATAAACTTTTACACATTTTGCTAGTGAAGTTGCTGGGTAAAGCACCTAACTTTTGGACCCCCATAAATGAGAATGATCGCCTACCACCACTATCGAAACTGTTGGAATGCAATACAGATATATTtacttttgaaaataaTAACAGCTACCTGTATAAGGAAAAAGATGTGTCCGGTACGCCCGATAGTCTCGAAACCTCGTGGCTGGACCAGATATCAAGTAAAGACTTGAGTGACGAAGAGAGAATTTCCCCATTATCCCACAAATACTTTACCAATCCGGATTCGGATTCCCATATCCAGTACTACGCATCGGATACGGGTATCAGATTATTTCGTTCGAAGCAATTTATAGAGCCTAAATTGGTAGCAGAATATACATTTACCTCTAAGGTACTGTGGCAGTGGCTACTTGACTGCACTGATATACTATACCCGAAAGAAGCAATTGCGTTGGCAGCTTTATTCTTGAAAGCAGGTCTTATCATTCCAATATTTGCCAAGCCATCCTGCAATAAGAAAGGTAAATTTGTTGTCAGCAGGTCTGCCTTTTTTATATTGTCGAAACTTGGGTGGGATCTCGTACAGTGGAATAATGATGCTCGGCCGAAGCAATTATTGTCAGACGGTTTAGGTAACGACCGACAATCGAACTCTTCAAAGGAAACTTCGCTGGAAGACTATTCCTTGGAGTCAGTTGAAAGCGAAAAGCTTGGTGAAAGTTCTGGGGGGCACAATTCCAATAAATCAACAAATCCCGAATgcttgaagaagtttttgaagCTGGATGAAATACTGGCAGACCCAGGTCTGCGATATCTGTTTAGAAATCATTTAGAGAAGGAATTTTGTGCAGAAAACTTGGACGTATACATTGAGATCAAAAAATTCTTGAAACGAATGACTGTTTTAAAGAAGTGTCTAGACTCGAAATCCATTAAAAATGTCCCTTCAAAGCGACCAAGCAACTCCATTGCAGTAACCATGGATGCGGCATTGGGTAAACAGGCCGATGAGTGTCTTGAAATGGCCTCACATATTTACTCGACATATATCATGGTTGGCGCACCTTACCAACTTAATATCGAACATGGTTTTCGCGAGAGTATAACAGAAATAATTCTGCATCCACGTTCCCCTCTAAAGGAGTCATTGACTGAGCTGAGTCAAATTAAGCATGACAGCAACATGCACCTACTAGTGAGCATTGATACTTTGCCCAGCCCCCCGAAAAGGGCGTATattccttcaaaatcgaATGATGGAAATCTTTCGCGTGTCAAAAAACCCAATTCGCTTATTCTACAAGATACCCGTCCCCCATTTGACAGCATCACTATAGGCAAAACATATCCTAAACTAGAGGTATCGAACATGAACAATGACAGTGGTGTCCTGtcgactttgaaaaatttgtaCTCGCTCTACGAGAGCGTTGCCAATCAAATGTATCGTTTGATGCAGACAAACTCCTTACAAAAATTTAATAATTCATTGCAGTCGGAAAATTCATCCTTGTTCACAGTGTTGCCGTAA
- the KNAG0D05270 gene encoding uncharacterized protein (similar to Saccharomyces cerevisiae ORC4 (YPR162C) and RIF2 (YLR453C); ancestral locus Anc_7.516) encodes MEDTAGDFPPVRKSKLTVDYNAIIKDVRNDHDQMLQTRSISLIPHSKAQNDEGKQIGEEGSIGPPLAEMSQRALSSLQENIGREMSMSSGGEVAGVVTGKNPKRVPSPHIFASELVPASKLRNPMKSTAELTQQFWKDLENISVRKSGLPDEFINSSDILRKVAVWIEKSVQSVLEKSDCARTPSIHRSLIQNDGNLYENNCLSDCLLQSVLNRYEEKSSAVRFIYVTLEVEELQQHAMLRQHILRQVVNQLHITDEGMITKLISSHDSDLKLLIGLTNTIDFSDFIENKEREEGLGKIKSVLVFKVRYSANEGLFDGRILSAIGIVQALQACMKFSKPVITFFIIRRARSVVLEHRPSLDDSIFIPSLFEESISFRVYRNKVFQSLKITKAGNPDNIYVDFWNKNMITALQDNKEKCKVSEMIESSYTNKQSILRCKENILTTILDLAEFGSLLFLFNPQQPTFG; translated from the coding sequence ATGGAGGACACTGCTGGGGACTTCCCACCAGTTCGGAAATCCAAGTTGACGGTCGATTACAATGCTATAATAAAGGACGTTAGAAACGACCACGATCAGATGCTCCAAACCAGAAGTATATCGTTGATCCCACATTCCAAAGCTCAAAACGATGAAGGCAAGCAAATTGGGGAGGAAGGCTCCATTGGCCCACCATTAGCTGAGATGTCCCAAAGGGCGCTTTCCTCATTACAAGAGAATATAGGAAGAGAAATGTCCATGTCATCTGGTGGAGAGGTCGCAGGTGTCGTTACTGGCAAGAACCCTAAAAGGGTCCCATCACCTCACATTTTTGCCTCAGAATTAGTACCTGCATCCAAATTGCGCAATCCTATGAAGTCTACTGCCGAACTAACGCAACAGTTCTGGAAGGACCTAGAAAATATTTCTGTTAGAAAGTCAGGCCTTCCAGACGAGTTCATTAATTCAAGTGATATACTACGGAAAGTGGCGGTGTGGATTGAAAAATCAGTACAAAGcgttcttgaaaaatcaGACTGTGCTCGCACTCCTTCAATCCACAGATCACTTATTCAAAATGACGGCAACTTATATGAGAATAATTGTTTAAGTGACTGCCTGCTCCAAAGCGTTTTGAATAGATATGAAGAGAAATCTTCAGCTGTTCGGTTCATTTACGTTACACTTGAAGTAGAGGAGTTACAGCAGCATGCAATGCTTCGACAGCATATTTTACGGCAAGTCGTTAATCAACTTCATATCACTGATGAGGGGATGATAACGAAACTGATATCTTCACATGACTCTGATTTAAAGCTCTTGATAGGTCTTACCAATACGATTGATTTTTCAGACTTTATAGAAAATaaagaacgagaagaagGTTTAGGAAAGATAAAATCCGTTTTAGTTTTCAAAGTGAGATATTCAGCAAACGAAGGATTATTTGATGGGAGAATTCTTTCTGCAATTGGAATAGTCCAGGCACTACAAGCTTGTATGAAGTTTAGTAAGCCGGTCATTACGTTTTTCATAATCCGGAGAGCACGCTCTGTTGTCCTTGAACATCGTCCCTCGCTGGACGACAGTATATTCATCCCGTCCTTGTTTGAAGAATCAATATCTTTCCGAGTATACAGAAACAaagtctttcaaagtttgaaaaTAACTAAAGCAGGAAATCCAGACAACATTTACGTGGATTTTTGGAACAAAAATATGATAACTGCTCTACAAGataacaaagaaaaatgtaAAGTCTCTGAAATGATAGAGAGTTCGTACACAAATAAGCAAAGCATTCTGAGATGTAAGGAGAATATTTTAACCACGATACTTGACCTTGCGGAGTTTGGATCACTCTTGTTTCTCTTTAACCCACAACAGCCAACTTTCGGGTGA